From a region of the Chondrinema litorale genome:
- a CDS encoding LEA type 2 family protein: MLKKKKIFIAASSVIMLIIVFFLSKNTDAVQEIKEAVTPNMYLTNIQINNITSEQAKMDMLVLFDNPLPVGLSIDSIFYTIFIENTLIAKNTYRDPLQIESGDSATISLPVTVNVDTLNVLLKELEANGKDSVDYAVVTEFKDNSMLTPESFNLQISKKLPLVKFPEIQIQNLKVKHVGLKNTEIEVTSSIENPNTFSVGLQDIQLQLQLDDNKVLKGTKDGNIELPSKSTTPTSFTFSIALDEAIKSLIDLIQEGKDLEFSFNVDADLVSDQEILKDGKIQLQIQENLQDLQKFAKSEK; encoded by the coding sequence ATGTTAAAAAAAAAGAAGATATTTATAGCTGCTAGCTCTGTGATTATGCTTATTATAGTATTTTTCTTATCTAAGAATACTGATGCAGTTCAGGAAATAAAAGAAGCTGTAACACCCAATATGTATTTAACCAATATACAGATAAATAACATCACAAGTGAACAAGCAAAAATGGATATGCTCGTATTATTTGATAATCCACTTCCTGTTGGTTTGTCTATAGATAGTATATTTTACACCATCTTTATAGAAAATACTTTGATTGCAAAAAACACCTACAGAGATCCTTTACAAATAGAATCTGGTGATAGTGCTACTATCTCTTTACCTGTAACCGTAAATGTAGATACATTAAATGTGCTCTTAAAAGAACTTGAAGCAAATGGAAAAGATAGTGTAGATTATGCAGTAGTTACTGAGTTTAAGGATAATAGCATGCTTACTCCTGAATCTTTTAACCTACAGATTTCTAAAAAATTACCACTCGTAAAATTTCCAGAAATACAGATTCAAAACCTCAAGGTAAAGCATGTAGGGCTAAAAAACACTGAGATAGAAGTTACATCTAGTATTGAAAACCCCAATACATTTTCAGTTGGTTTGCAAGATATTCAATTACAGTTACAGCTAGATGATAATAAAGTACTAAAAGGTACAAAGGATGGTAATATTGAGCTTCCTTCTAAAAGTACTACACCAACCTCATTTACATTTTCAATTGCACTTGATGAAGCTATTAAAAGCTTGATTGATCTCATACAAGAAGGAAAAGATTTGGAATTTAGTTTTAATGTAGATGCTGATCTTGTGTCTGATCAAGAGATATTAAAAGATGGAAAAATACAGCTTCAGATACAAGAAAATTTACAAGATTTACAAAAGTTTGCTAAATCTGAAAAGTAA
- a CDS encoding PQQ-dependent sugar dehydrogenase: MFYSLRFSLPLFIVIVSLFASCEDSDPDPNDTPSPTDSLMASVETSPPNTNYSSAFDGQTRINGVVTETEYTVSVLADGLSSPWGMVNLPDGRILATQKAGTMRIVSQTGEVSSAISGIPTVNSSGQGGLLDVAVDPDFTNNRMIYWSFSQDGGDGTATAVAKGRLSDDETQIENATVIYTAIPEFNSTLHYGSRLAWDAEGNLFVSTGERSSTVTRPEAQELDAALGKVLRITTDGEPASENPFIGQDDILPEIYSYGHRNVQGLAIHPSTGDLWEAELGPRGGDEVNLIEPGRDYGWPTISYGLEYSGDAIGGGLTQQNGMEQPVYYWDPVVSPSGITFYTGNMISEWTDNLFLAALSGQHIVRLVIEDNMVVGEERLLEGQGLRFRDVLEGTDGSLYALTDEANGRIFRISL, translated from the coding sequence ATGTTTTATTCTCTGAGATTTTCCCTGCCACTTTTTATAGTCATTGTTTCATTATTTGCTTCTTGTGAAGATAGCGATCCAGATCCAAATGATACGCCGTCACCAACAGATTCTCTAATGGCATCTGTTGAAACCAGCCCTCCCAACACCAATTATTCTTCTGCTTTTGATGGGCAAACTAGAATTAATGGTGTGGTAACAGAAACTGAATATACTGTATCAGTTTTAGCAGATGGTTTGAGTAGTCCTTGGGGAATGGTAAATTTACCCGATGGCAGAATATTAGCGACACAGAAAGCCGGTACGATGCGAATTGTATCTCAAACAGGAGAGGTGAGTAGCGCAATTTCTGGCATTCCTACAGTAAATAGTTCTGGACAAGGAGGACTTTTAGATGTGGCTGTTGATCCAGACTTTACCAATAATAGAATGATTTATTGGAGTTTTTCGCAAGATGGAGGAGATGGAACTGCTACAGCCGTAGCCAAAGGGCGACTATCTGATGATGAAACACAAATTGAAAATGCTACAGTTATTTACACCGCCATTCCAGAGTTTAATAGTACTTTACACTATGGCTCTCGTTTGGCTTGGGATGCAGAAGGAAATCTGTTTGTAAGTACAGGAGAACGATCTAGTACGGTAACAAGACCAGAGGCTCAGGAATTAGATGCAGCCCTTGGCAAGGTGTTAAGAATTACAACCGATGGTGAGCCTGCTTCAGAAAATCCTTTTATCGGACAAGATGATATATTACCAGAGATTTATTCTTATGGACACCGCAATGTACAGGGTTTAGCCATTCACCCTTCTACTGGAGATTTATGGGAAGCAGAATTAGGCCCAAGAGGTGGTGATGAAGTTAACTTGATAGAACCCGGTAGAGATTATGGTTGGCCAACAATTTCTTATGGACTTGAATACAGCGGAGATGCTATTGGTGGTGGTTTAACCCAACAAAATGGCATGGAACAACCTGTTTATTATTGGGATCCAGTAGTGTCGCCTAGTGGAATCACATTCTATACAGGTAACATGATTAGCGAATGGACAGACAATTTATTTTTGGCTGCTTTAAGTGGTCAGCATATAGTAAGATTAGTGATTGAAGATAATATGGTTGTAGGTGAAGAAAGATTGTTGGAAGGTCAAGGTTTGCGATTTAGAGATGTGCTCGAAGGAACCGATGGTTCTTTGTATGCCTTAACCGATGAAGCAAATGGTAGAATTTTTAGAATAAGTTTATAG
- a CDS encoding c-type cytochrome yields the protein MATKHLIALFSLLLASQISFSQSFDLQASISKGKSIYSANCVACHMANGEGIASVFPPLAGADNLDDTNRMVKAIMLGERGKITVNGVNYNGEMTGFNNLSDEEVADLLNYIKNSWGNKGEAILPKDIQPALKADVPDFQAY from the coding sequence ATGGCAACTAAACATTTAATAGCGCTTTTTAGCTTGCTTTTAGCAAGTCAAATTTCGTTCTCGCAAAGTTTCGATTTACAAGCTAGTATATCCAAAGGTAAATCAATCTACAGTGCAAACTGTGTGGCTTGCCACATGGCAAATGGTGAAGGAATTGCTAGTGTATTTCCTCCTTTAGCTGGTGCAGATAATTTGGATGATACCAACAGAATGGTGAAGGCAATTATGTTGGGAGAGCGAGGAAAAATCACTGTAAACGGAGTGAATTACAATGGAGAGATGACAGGCTTTAACAATCTTTCAGATGAAGAAGTAGCCGATTTATTGAACTACATCAAAAACTCTTGGGGAAACAAAGGGGAAGCCATTTTACCTAAAGATATACAACCTGCTTTAAAAGCAGATGTGCCAGACTTTCAGGCGTATTAG
- a CDS encoding XdhC family protein, translating to MDFSKKNAVLATIVRVNGSSYRSLRTRMLITDDGNWVG from the coding sequence ATAGATTTCAGTAAAAAAAATGCTGTTCTTGCTACTATCGTAAGAGTAAACGGGTCATCATATAGGAGTCTGAGAACAAGAATGTTAATTACAGACGATGGCAATTGGGTTGGTTGA
- a CDS encoding helix-turn-helix domain-containing protein: MMSKVETISDFYRAKDDLPTKNIQQEIGHFNVFKLDPYVGTGAKPAPFRRRDYFKITLVEGAGEFHYADKVVKVEDYALVFSNPQIPYSWEQRDQIYGGYFCIFNQAFFHQFGDLNQYTAFQPTGNHVFELSNEQHENVAAIFNRMLGELNSDYVHKYDLLRTMVYELIHFAMKTLPSTSFEKQSLNASQRVSTLFLELLERQFPIDQVSQKVNLRTPSDYVDQLNIHVNHLNRIVKKTLQKTTSQAISERILQESKILLKQTAWPVADIAYSLGFTEPTHFNNFFKKHIDLSPVKFRKI, encoded by the coding sequence ATGATGAGTAAAGTAGAAACTATCAGTGATTTTTATAGGGCAAAGGATGACTTACCTACAAAAAATATTCAACAGGAGATCGGGCATTTTAATGTCTTTAAGCTTGATCCTTATGTGGGTACTGGAGCTAAGCCAGCACCTTTCAGAAGAAGAGATTATTTTAAAATAACATTAGTAGAGGGAGCAGGTGAATTTCATTATGCCGATAAAGTTGTGAAAGTAGAAGATTATGCACTGGTGTTTTCAAATCCTCAGATTCCATATAGTTGGGAACAAAGAGACCAGATATATGGGGGTTACTTTTGCATATTCAATCAGGCATTTTTCCATCAATTTGGAGATTTAAACCAATACACTGCTTTTCAGCCGACAGGTAACCATGTTTTTGAATTATCAAATGAGCAGCATGAAAATGTAGCTGCCATTTTTAATCGTATGCTAGGAGAGTTAAACTCAGACTATGTGCATAAATATGATCTATTAAGAACAATGGTTTATGAGTTGATCCATTTTGCGATGAAAACACTGCCTTCTACCTCATTTGAAAAACAATCGTTAAATGCATCTCAAAGGGTTTCAACATTATTTTTAGAGTTGCTAGAAAGGCAATTTCCAATAGATCAGGTAAGTCAAAAAGTAAACCTTCGAACACCATCAGACTATGTAGATCAACTCAATATACATGTAAACCACTTAAATAGAATTGTAAAAAAGACACTGCAAAAAACTACTTCTCAAGCTATTTCAGAAAGGATTTTACAAGAATCTAAGATATTGTTAAAACAAACCGCTTGGCCTGTAGCAGACATTGCGTATTCTTTGGGATTTACAGAGCCTACGCATTTCAATAACTTTTTTAAAAAGCACATTGATTTAAGCCCGGTTAAATTCAGGAAAATTTAA